In a single window of the Gossypium hirsutum isolate 1008001.06 chromosome A13, Gossypium_hirsutum_v2.1, whole genome shotgun sequence genome:
- the LOC107895330 gene encoding peptide-N4-(N-acetyl-beta-glucosaminyl)asparagine amidase A — MASSLFSLHFFLLLFLYQPLFSMANLHKTKNMILRSNHRSHLINTIPFNENSSTVYFEVTKPIKLPNTKPCSYHVLHHDFGFTYGRPPVVVNYTRPACYSQKFTKIVLEWKATCKGTQFDRIFGVWLSGVELLRGCTAEPTPKGIIWSVEKDITRYNSLLLKNQTQTLAVYLGNIVDQTYTGVYHVNLTFHFYPVECNVMINNDENKISLNNLASNYYSKADLILPISQDRSLNDGLWFEVRNSNETKSKQFQIPENVYRAVLEVHISFHENDEFWYGNFQNDYIAANNLSDTPGNGPFREVVIYLDGEVVGAVWPFTVIYTGGINPSFWTPITGISSFNLPSYDIEITPFLGNMLDGKPHTLGFSVTNALNVWFIDANLHLWLDTRKAKTEGGLVKFSNKAANVYEESDFKGLNGTFLTYSKRLISSTGWIKSCYGNITTHSIQEFRYNNSLQVAKDGDFQVVDQMIHFNDRVYTKMPFHHVHVEESFKTFHLNFYADFTVQGEGSFIFVSNVTLGFNENKYKHGGLDFFISFLRNTQKAQSVIEVKNYSTTKRLRGTKQVYEYHGSDICYSRNISSSNNLIEYDEGGKLCDDFEVKPVKKAI; from the coding sequence ATGGCTTCCTCTCTGTTCAGTCTCCACTTCTTTCTCTTGCTATTCCTCTACCAGCCTCTCTTCTCCATGGCTAATCTCCATAAAACCAAGAACATGATCCTTAGATCAAATCACCGCTCTCACCTGATCAACACAATACCCTTCAATGAAAACTCATCAACTGTATACTTTGAAGTAACCAAACCCATCAAACTACCAAATACCAAGCCATGTTCATACCATGTTCTTCATCATGATTTCGGCTTCACATATGGGAGACCCCCAGTTGTTGTAAACTACACCCGACCAGCTTGTTACTCTCAAAAGTTCACCAAAATTGTGCTTGAATGGAAGGCAACATGTAAAGGAACACAGTTTGATCGTATTTTCGGGGTTTGGCTATCTGGCGTCGAGCTCCTTCGGGGCTGCACGGCAGAGCCTACACCAAAGGGAATTATTTGGAGCGTTGAGAAAGATATAACAAGGTACAATTCATTGCTCTTGAAGAACCAAACACAAACTTTAGCTGTTTATCTTGGTAACATTGTGGATCAGACTTATACTGGTGTCTACCATGTTAATTTAACCTTTCATTTTTACCCTGTTGAATGCAATGTGATGATCAATAATGATGAGAATAAGATCAGTTTGAATAACTTGGCATCTAACTATTATTCTAAGGCTGATCTGATCTTACCAATTTCCCAAGATCGGTCACTAAACGATGGTTTGTGGTTTGAAGTTCGAAATTCAAATGAAACAAAGTCGAAGCAATTTCAAATACCTGAAAATGTGTATAGAGCTGTATTGGAAGTTCATATATCTTTTCATGAAAATGATGAGTTCTGGTATGGGAATTTTCAGAATGATTACATTGCTGCAAATAATCTAAGTGACACTCCTGGGAATGGACCATTTAGAGAAGTTGTAATCTATCTTGATGGTGAAGTGGTGGGTGCAGTTTGGCCTTTTACAGTGATCTATACTGGTGGAATCAATCCTTCATTTTGGACTCCCATTACTGGTATTAGCTCTTTCAACCTACCTTCTTACGATATCGAAATCACCCCATTTTTAGGCAATATGTTGGATGGAAAACCCCATACATTGGGGTTCAGTGTCACCAATGCCTTGAATGTCTGGTTTATAGATGCTAATTTGCACCTCTGGTTAGATACCAGAAAGGCAAAAACTGAAGGGGGACTTGTGAAGTTCAGTAACAAGGCTGCTAATGTTTATGAAGAATCAGATTTCAAGGGATTAAATGGAACATTCTTGACGTATTCAAAGAGGCTCATATCTTCAACTGGATGGATCAAATCATGTTATGGGAACATCACAACTCATTCCATTCAAGAGTTTAGGTATAATAACTCATTGCAAGTAGCTAAAGATGGAGATTTTCAGGTTGTGGATCAGATGATCCATTTCAATGACAGGGTTTACACAAAGATGCCATTTCATCATGTTCATGTTGAGGAATCATTTAAAACTTTCCATTTAAACTTTTATGCAGACTTCACAGTACAAGGAGAAGGTTCCTTCATTTTTGTCAGCAATGTCACGTTAGGATTCAACGAGAACAAGTATAAGCATGGTGGTTTGGATTTCTTCATCAGCTTTCTGCGAAATACCCAGAAAGCACAATCGGTTATTGAAGTGAAAAACTACTCGACCACCAAAAGATTGCgaggaacaaaacaggtatatgaataCCATGGAAGTGATATCTGCTACTCCAGGAACATTAGCAGCTCTAACAACTTGATTGAGTATGATGAAGGGGGAAAACTGTGTGATGATTTTGAAGTCAAGCCAGTGAAAAAGGCTATTTAG